From Pseudomonas hormoni:
CCTGACCGCTGAAATGCTGGGCAAAATGCACGGCATCACTCGCGAACAACAGGACGCCTTTGGCGTGCGCTCCCACCAACTCGCCCACAAGGCGACCGTGGAAGGCAAGTTCAAGGACGAAATCATCCCGATGCAGGGCTACGACGAGAACGGTTTCCTGAAACTGTTCGACTACGACGAAACCATTCGTCCGGAAACCACCCTGGAAAGCCTGGCGGCATTGAAGCCAGCGTTCAACCCGAAGGGCGGCACCGTGACAGCCGGTACGTCGTCGCAGATCACTGATGGTGCTTCGTGCATGATCGTGATGTCGGCGCAGCGTGCGCAGGACCTGGGTATTCAGCCTCTGGCGGTGATTCGCTCGATGGCAGTGGCAGGTGTGGACCCGGCGATCATGGGCTATGGTCCAGTACCGGCGACACAAAAAGCACTGAAGCGCGCGGGTCTTGGCATCAACGATATCGACTTCTTCGAGCTCAACGAAGCTTTCGCCGCGCAGGCCTTGCCAGTGCTGAAAGATCTGAAAGTGCTCGACAAGATGAACGAGAAGGTTAACCTGCACGGCGGCGCGATCGCCCTGGGTCACCCGTTTGGTTGCTCCGGTGCGCGTATTTCCGGCACCCTGCTGAACGTGATGAAGCAAAATGGCGGCACCTTCGGGGTAGCCACCATGTGCATTGGTCTCGGCCAAGGCATCTCCACCGTCTTCGAACGCGTCTAAGCGTTTCGTTGATGGAAGCCGGGGCCAAGTGCCCCGGTTTTTGTTTTTCCGGATTTATTTTTGTTTTTATTTTGAAAAGATTTGAGTGAGGGCCAAACCATGCCGATACAACCTGGGCTCTACCAACATTACAAAGGTCCGCAGTACCGCGTTTTCAGTATTGCGCGGCATTCGGAAACCGAAGAAGAAGTGGTCTTCTACCAAGCCCTGTATGGCGATTACGGCTTTTGGGTGCGTCCCTTGAGCATGTTCCTGGAGTCGGTCGAGGTTGACGGCGAACAGGTGCCACGCTTTGCTTTGGTGCAGTCCGAACCGAGCCTTTTTTCGAAGCCATAAGCTGAGTGCGCGCAAAACCCTGCGCTTGACCTCACCTTGTAGCCACTATATATAGCGGTGCCGCGTCAGGCGCCAACCGCCTTTCACTTCTAGAATTCAGGAATTTTCTGATCCATGGGCAAATCGCTGGTCATTGTGGAATCCCCGGCTAAGGCCAAGACCATCAACAAGTATCTGGGTAACCAATACGTGGTGAAGTCGAGTATCGGCCATATCCGAGACCTGCCCACCAGCGGTTCGGCTAGCGCCAGCAAAGAGCCAGCCGCCAAGCGCGGCAAGGCCGCCGCGGGTGAAGGTCCGGTGCTCACGCCGAAAGAGAAAGCGCGCAAGCAGCTGGTCTCGCGCATGGGTGTCGATCCCGATCATGGCTGGAAAGCCAAGTACGAGATCCTCCCGGGCAAGGAAAAGGTCATCGAAGAGCTGCGCCGGCTCGCCAAGGATGCTGACACCATCTATCTCGCAACCGACTTGGATCGCGAGGGGGAAGCCATTGCCTGGCACCTGCGCGAAGCCATCGGTGGTGACGACAGCCGCTACAAGCGCGTGGTGTTCAACGAAATCACCAAAAAGGCGATTCAGGAAGCCTTCTCCAAGCCGGGCGAGCTGGACATCGACCGTGTCAACGCCCAGCAGGCGCGTCGTTTCCTCGACCGCGTGGTGGGTTACATGGTTTCGCCGCTGCTGTGGGCCAAGATCGCCCGTGGCCTGTCCGCCGGTCGTGTGCAATCGGTTGCCGTGAAGCTGGTGGTCGAGCGTGAACGCGAAATCCGTGCGTTCAACCCGGAAGAGTACTGGGAAGTCCACGCCGACCTCGGCACCGCGAAGGGTGCCACCGTGCGCTTCGACGTCGCTCGCGAGAAGGGCGAAGCCTTCAAGCCGCTGAACGAAGCCCAGGCCATGGCCGCGCTGGAGAAGCTCAAGGCTTCCAGCTACAGCATCGTCAAGCGCGAAGACAAGCCGACCAGCAGCAAACCGTCGGCGCCGTTCATCACATCCACCCTGCAACAGGCTGCGAGCAACCGCCTGGGCTTCGGTGTGAAGAAAACCATGATGATGGCCCAGCGTTTGTACGAAGCCGGCTACATCACGTATATGCGTACCGACTCCACCAACCTCTCGGCCGATGCCGTGACGATGGCGCGTACTTATATTGAAGGCGAGTTCGGCAAGAAGTACCTGCCGGAAACCCCGAACGTCTACAGCAGCAAGGAAGGCGCACAAGAGGCTCACGAAGCGATTCGTCCGTCCGACGCCAACACCGAGCCAAGCAAGCTGTCGGGCATGGAGCGTGATGCAGAGCGGCTCTACGAGCTGATCTGGCGCCAGTTCCTCGCCTGCCAGATGCTGCCGGCCCAATACCTGTCGACCACGGTCACCGTCGGTGCCGGCGATTTCGAGCTGCGCGCCAAGGGCCGCATCCTGAAGTTCGACGGTTACACCCGCGTCATGCCGCAAATCGCCAAGCCTGGCGATGACGACGTGCTGCCGGACATGGCCCAGGGCGACGCGATGAAGCTGATCAAGCTTGATCCGACCCAGCACTTCACCAAGCCACCGGCGCGTTACTCGGAAGCTAGCCTGGTGAAAGAAATGGAAAAACGCGGTATCGGTCGTCCTTCGACCTACGCGGCGATCATTTCGACCATCCAGGACCGCGGCTACGTCGCGCTGCACAACCGTCGCTTCTATTCGGAAAAGATGGGTGACATCGTCACCGAGCGGCTGTCCGAGAGCTTCTCCAATCTCATGGACTATGGCTTCACCGCCGGCATGGAAGAGAACCTCGATGACGTGGCCCAAGGCGAACGCGACTGGAAAAACGTGTTGGACGAGTTCTACGGCGACTTCAAGAAGAAGCTCGAAGTAGCCGAAAGCCCGGAAAGTGGCATGCGTGCCAATCAGCCGGTCATGACGGACATTCCATGCACCACGTGCGGCCGCCCGATGCAGATCCGTACCGCGTCGACCGGCGTATTCCTCGGCTGCTCGGGTTACAGCCTGCCGCCGAAAGAACGCTGCAAGGCTACCGTCAACCTGGTGCCGGGTGATGAAATCGCGGCGGACGACGAGGGTGAATCGGAGTCGCTGGTTCTGCGCGGCAAGCATCGTTGCCCGATCTGCAGCACCGCGATGGACGCTTACCTGCTCGACGAGAAGCGCAAGCTGCACATCTGCGGCAACAATCCGGATTGCGACGGCTACGAAATCGAAGAAGGCACCTATCGCATCAAGGGCTATGAAGGTCCGAGCCTGGAATGCGACAAGTGTGGCAGCGAGATGCAACTCAAGACCGGCCGTTTCGGCAAGTTCTTCGGTTGCACCAACGCAACGTGCAAGAACACCCGCAAACTGCTGAAAAGCGGTGACGCGGCGCCGCCGAAGATGGATCCGGTGAAGATGCCTGAGCTGAAATGCGAAAAGGTCAACGACACCTACATCCTGCGCGATGGTGCTTCCGGCCTGTTCCTGGCAGCCAGCCAGTTCCCGAAAAACCGCGAGACGCGCGCTCCGCTCGTCATGGAAATCGTGCCGCACAAGGATGAGATCGATCCGAAGTATCATTTCCTCTGTGAAGCGCCGAAGAAAGACCCGGACGGCCTCCCGGCGGTAATCCGTTACAGCCGCAAAACCAAAGAGCAGTACGTTCAGACCGAAGTCGACGGTAAGCCGACCGGGTGGAAGGCGTACTACGACGGCGGCAAGTGGACAGTTGAAGACAAGCGTCCGGCAGCCAAAGCTTAAAGGGCTCCGACACTAAAAGGCCGCATGACAACCCTCGGGTTTTCATGCGGCCTTTTTGTTTTGGGCTTGCGGTGAGCTCGGGTGATCCACGACACTGTCTGACCTGCGTGAAGCAATTATTTCGTTGTGGAGGCTGCCGTCATGGCCCACGAACTCTATACCCGTACCAACCAGAAGATTTATTTCGCCGGCCTGTCGCTAGAGGCGCTCGCGAAGGCCGAAGAGGGGCGGGCGATGAATTCCCTGGCGCTGATTCAGGCCGGGCGCGAATCGGCATTGTTTCACTTGTACGGTGCGTTGCTGGGCCTGTGCCATGAAATCGCTGGGTTCTATCGCTTGCCACAGGCCAATGCGCCTCGTGCGGAAATGCTGCTGACCCGGGAAGTGCTTGAGGCTATCGCCATTCCTGAAATGGCCGAGATGGTCGAGCTGGCGCAGAACCCCGAAACCTGGCTGGCCAAGCTACTGTCGGCGCATGCGGCACTGTTTCAGCCACCCCGCGCTCCGCACAAGCCCAAGGGCGACGTGACACAGCCGTTGATCCTGGCCGTTAACCTGGATGAAGAAGACGCGCCCGAAGAGTTGAGCCGGGAAGAACTGGAGAGTTGGCGTCAGAACCTCAAAGGTCTGGCGATCCGGTTTCGCGAAGGCTTGAACGAGTGCTGAAGGATTGAGTGTTCGACGGACGGTTTCGAGAGACTGTCTGTTCAGGGATGAGCGTGCTGTCAGAAATTTCTCTTCGTAGTGGCATCTGGTCAAGATCCCGAGCGAAGCCTGGCCGATGCCTATATAATCCCCGCCTTTCGTGGAGAACAGACCTTTATGCCAACGTCCTTTCTAGAAATTGTCGAGTTACCAGACGGCCGAATCGAGCTGCGCAGGGCTGAGGACGAGGGTTCTCTGGTTACTTTGGATTTCTCCGAGGATGCCAAGGCGTTCCTGCAAGGCCAGCACGTGGAAGTCGCCAAGGCGATGTTGAGCGTGGGTGTTCAGATGGCCGGTCGCCTGGTTGAAGGCGATTTCAATACCGATGAGAGTGCTCGGGTCCTTCATTGATCCCCGTTCGTCGCATTTAACTGATACCGCTATTGATCGGCTTCTCTGTCCTTGGAGAAGCCCCGCGTTGCTCAGCGCATTCTTCGTTCAGCCCAGTCGAATATTCAGGCTTTGTGCGTCCCCGATCCGGGCGGCGCTGATCAACTGTTGCCGTGAGGTTGTGCTCAGTGGGTTGAGCCAGCTGACGACAGTGTGGCTGCGGCCCAGGCGCAAGGCTTCGCAGGTCAGCTGTTGTGCGCTCTGGGTGCCGCGCGGTTGCAGCAGCAGAATACGTTCACGATTCAGGCCGGCTTCTCGCAGCCAGGTTTGTGTCAGGCTGGCGGGCGGGGCGATCAGTGTCAGCCAGCGCGCATCCTGATCCTCGCTCAACTCCCTGAGGATCGGTGCCAGAAGACTCAGGCAGTTCCCGGCCGCACCACGCAGTGACAGCTCACTGAAAACTTCAGGTTCGGCGCTCCAGGGCGACTCGACCACGTCTTTCAGATTCGGTGCCATCGGCTGCACCATGAAAGCCTCGAACAACGGCAGTTGGGCTTGCTGTGATGTGTGTGGGAACTGCATAAAGCCTCCTTTAGCGGCGAATGACGCCGACACTCAAGCCTTCGATCACCAGTTCCTGATCTTTCAGGTTCACTTCGATAGGGGCGAATTCAGGGTTTTCGGCAATCAGCCAGACTTTGCTGCCGTCACGCTTGAAGCGTTTGACTGTCACTTCGTCGCCGATACGCGCCACCACGATCTGGCCGTTGCGGGCTTCGCGGGTGGTATGGACGGCTAGCAGGTCGCCGTCGAAGATGCCCACGTCCTTCATGCTCATGCCATGAACGCGCAGTAAATAGTCAGCACGAGGATGGAAGAACGCAGGATTGATGTTGCAGGATTCCTCGATGTGCTGCTGGGCAAGGATCGGCGCACCGGCAGCGACTCGGCCAATGATTGGCAGGGTGGACTCGTCTGCCTTGGCTTCGAAGCCGGGGATGCGGATGCCGCGGGAGGCGCCTGGCGTCATCTCGATCGCGCCTTTGCGGGCCAGTGCCTTGAGATGTTCTTCTGCCGCGTTGGGCGACTTGAAACCCAGTTCCTGAGCGATTTCTGCGCGTGTCGGCGGGTAGCCGTTGTCTTCCAGGCAGCGTTTGATGAAGGCCAGAATCTCGGCTTGGCGTGGCGTCAGCTTTAGCATATTGATCGCTCTGTCTTTTTATACAGTGACTGGGATTATATACAGTGAAAGCATCTTGGCAATGCCCCTTTTTTTGCCGGCCGCCGGACGGTCAATCAGCGTGCTGATTAACACGGCGCAGATGTATGGTTAAATAGCTGACTGACCATTCCTGAAACGAACCAACCAGGCTTGACAAGGCCTGGGCTGAAACGTATGTTTCAAACAAGTGTTTGTCATGCGGAGTAGCCATGGCCCAGTCGGAAACCGTTGAACGCATTCTCGATGCTGCGGAACAGTTGTTCGCGGAAAAAGGTTTTGCTGAAACCTCGTTGCGTTTGATTACCAGCAAGGCCGGGGTCAATCTGGCGGCTGTGAACTACCACTTCGGCTCGAAGAAGGCGCTGATTCAAGCCGTCTTCTCGCGTTTTCTCGGACCGTTTTGCCTGAGCCTCGATAAAGAGCTAGAGCGGCGCCAGGCCAAGCCCGAGAACAAGCCGACACTTGAAGAACTGCTGGAAATCCTCGTCGAGCAAGCCCTGGTGGTGCAGCCACGCAGCGGCAACGATCTCTCCATCTTCATGCGATTGCTGGGACTGGCATTCAGCCAGAGCCAGGGTCACTTGCGTCGGTATCTCGAAGACATGTACGGCAAGGTATTCCGCCGCTACATGATGCTGGTCAACGAAGCCGCGCCGCGCATTCCGCCGATCGAACTGTTCTGGCGTGTGCACTTCATGCTGGGTGCGGCGGCTTTCAGCATGTCCGGTATCAAGGCCTTGCGCGCGATCGCCGAAACCGATTTCGGCGTCAACACCTCCATCGAGCAAGTGATGCGCCTGATGGTGCCGTTCCTGGCGGCCGGCATGCGTGCCGAAACCGGCGTGACCGACACGGCCATGGCCACCGCGCAATTGCGTCCGCGCAGCAAATCGACACAGGTTGCCGCCAAGGTTTAACCGCACACGGGTGGGCGCGGCAGCTGACATCCGCTAAGCTAGCCGCCCATGCCGACTCTCGTTCTGAACCCGCTCCCCATTTTTATCGCCGACCTGCCGGGCACAACCCAAGGCGGCGAATGCGTGCGAGCCGGGTTCATCGTTATCAAGGAATCTCTATGACTGCTGGCCTGCAAGGCTCGTTGATGGTGGACGTCGCCGGTACCTGGCTGACGGCCGAGGATCGCCAATTGTTGCGCCAGCCCGAAGTGGGCGGCCTGATCATTTTTGCCCGCAACATCGAGCACCCGCGTCAGGTGCGTGAACTGAACGCCTCGATTCGCGCCATTCGCCCCGATCTGCTGCTGGCAGTGGATCAGGAGGGCGGTCGCGTCCAACGCCTGCGCCAGGGCTTTGTGCGACTGCCGGCCATGCGCGCCATTGCCGACAATCCAAACGCCGAATACCTTGCCGAACAGTGCGGCTGGATCATGGCCACCGAAGTATTGGCCGTCGGCCTCGACCTGAGCTTTGCCCCGGTGCTGGATCTGGATTACCAGCGCAGCGCCGTGGTCGGCACCCGTTCGTTCGAAGGTGATCCGGAACGCGCGGCGCTGCTGGCGGGCGCATTTATCCGTGGGATGAACAGCGCGGGAATGGCTGCCACCGGCAAGCATTTCCCCGGCCACGGCTGGGCCGAGGCGGACTCCCACGTCGCGATTCCGAATGACGAACGCAGCCTCGACGAGATCCGCGCCAACGATCTGGTGCCGTTCGCCCGGTTGAGCAAGCAATTGGCCGCCGTCATGCCGGCCCACGTCATTTACCCGCAAGTCGATTCCCAGCCCGCCGGCTTCTCCCGTCGCTGGTTGCAGGACATCCTGCGCGGCGAATTGCAATTCGATGGCGTTATCTTCAGTGACGATCTGTCGATGGCCGGCGCCCATGTGGTGGGTGATGCCGCTAGCCGAATCGAAGCCGCCTTGTCTGCCGGTTGCGACATGGGCCTGGTGTGCAACGATCGCGCCGCCGCAGAACTGGCGCTGAGCGCCGCCCAGCGTCTGAAGGTCAAGCCGTCCGAGCGCATTGCGCGGATGCGCGGCCAGTCGTACGCCAGCACTGAATACCGCCAGGATCCGCGCTGGCTGACGGCCATTGGCGCGCTCAAAGACGCTCAACTGATTGAATAAGGACTTCACGTTATGACGGTTTACGCGATTATTGGTGGTACCGGCCTGACTCAACTCGAAGGCCTGAGCATTCGTCAGTCGTTGGCGGTGGACACTCCTTATGGGGCGCCTTCGGCCGACGTGCAGATCGGTGAATACGCCGGCAAGGAAGTGTTGTTCCTCGCACGTCACGGGCACCCGCACCGTTTTCCGCCGCATCAGGTGAACTACCGCGCCAACCTCTGGGCATTGAAGCAGGCCGGTGCCGAGGCGATCCTGGCGGTCAATGCGGTAGGCGGGATTCATGCCGCCATGGGCACCGGACACTTCTGCGTGCCGCATCAGCTGATCGACTACACCAGCGGCCGTGAACACACCTATTTTGCCGATGACCTGGAGCAGGTCACTCACATCGACTTCAGCTATCCCTACAGCGAGCCGCTGCGTCAGCAATTGATCGCGGCACTAGCGGCTGAAGGCGTCGGCTACAGCAGTCATGGTGTGTATGCCTGCACCCAAGGGCCGCGTCTGGAAACGGTGGCGGAGATTGCGCGCCTGGAGCGTGACGGCTGCGACATCGTCGGCATGACCGGCATGCCGGAAGCAGCATTGGCGCGCGAGCTGGAACTGGATTACGCCTGCCTGGCGTTGGTGGTGAACCCGGCGGCGGGCAAGTCGACGGCGGTGATCACCATGGCCGAGATCGAGCAGGCGTTGCATGACGGGATGGGGAAGGTCAAGTCAACGTTGGCGCGGGTGCTAAAGGGCTGAGTCAGGCTGTATTCCGAGTCGACCCCTTCGCGGGCAAGCCTCGCTCCTACAGGTTTCGTATCGGTCGCAAATACCGCGATCAACACAAAACCTGTAGGAGCGAGGCTTGCCCGCGAAGGCAATCTGATAAACGCCAAAGATCTCAGCGCTTTTCGAGTTTCTCCGGCAACGGCGCAAACAACGCCTCAATATCATCACTCTGCAACTTCCAGTCCCCGGCCTTGCGCCCATCCAGCACGCCCGCCGCCAGATCGGATTTTTCCTTCTGCAGGTGCTGAATCTTCTCTTCCACCGTGCCTCGGGCAATCATCTTGTAGACGAACACCGGTTTCTCCTGGCCAATGCGGTACGCACGGTCAGTTGCCTGGTTTTCTGTCGCCGGGTTCCACCACGGGTCGTAGTGAATCACCGTGTCCGCCTCGGTCAGGTTCAGGCCCACACCACCTGCCTTCAAACTGATCAGAAAGATCTGACGCTTACCACTCTGGAATTCCTTCACCGGCGCACGGCGATCACGGGTCTGTCCCGTCAGCAGCGCATATTCAACACCGCGTTTTTTCAGTTCAACCTCGATCAGCGCAAGCATCGAAGTGAACTGGGAAAACAGCAGAATCCGTCGACCTTCCTCGAACAATTCCTCCAGCATTTCCATGAGGCTATCGAGCTTGCCCGAGGTGCTTCCGCGAGCCGGCAGCGCAGCGTCGTTGACCAGGCGCAAATCGCAGCACACCTGACGCAGCTTCAACAGCGCCTCAAGAATGATGATCTGGCTGCGCGCCACGCCCTTGCGGGTGATTTCGTCACGCACCTTCTTGTCCATGGCCAGGCGCATGGTTTCGTACACATCGCGTTGGGCTTCGTTGAGCTCGACCCAGTGGATGATCTCAGTCTTCGGCGGCAACTCCGTCGCCACCTGCTCTTTGGTCCTGCGCAACAGAAAGGGTTTGATCCGACCATTGAGGTGCTGAAGTCTGACTTCACTGGCGCGCTTTTCAATCGGCACGCGGTAATCACGGTTGAAGCTCTTCACATCGCCGAGCCAGCCGGGCAGCAGGAAGTGAAACAGCGACCACAGTTCGCCCAGGTGGTTTTCCAGCGGTGTGCCACTCAGGCACAGGCGCTGGCGCGCATTCAGCTCGCGCGCAGCCTGGGCAGCCTTGCTGTTGGGGTTTTTTATGTACTGCGCTTCGTCCAGCACCAGGACGTGCAACGGCTGAGCGGCGAGGCGTTCGACGTCTTTGGGCAGCAGCGCATAGGTGGTCAGGATCAGGT
This genomic window contains:
- the fadA gene encoding acetyl-CoA C-acyltransferase FadA encodes the protein MSLNPRDVVIVDFGRTPMGRSKGGMHRNTRAEDMSAHLISKLLERNVKVDPNEVEDVIWGCVNQTLEQGWNIARMASLMTQIPHTAAGQTVSRLCGSSMSALHTAAQAIMTGNGDVFVVGGVEHMGHVSMMHGVDPNPHMSLYAAKASGMMGLTAEMLGKMHGITREQQDAFGVRSHQLAHKATVEGKFKDEIIPMQGYDENGFLKLFDYDETIRPETTLESLAALKPAFNPKGGTVTAGTSSQITDGASCMIVMSAQRAQDLGIQPLAVIRSMAVAGVDPAIMGYGPVPATQKALKRAGLGINDIDFFELNEAFAAQALPVLKDLKVLDKMNEKVNLHGGAIALGHPFGCSGARISGTLLNVMKQNGGTFGVATMCIGLGQGISTVFERV
- a CDS encoding DUF1653 domain-containing protein, whose product is MPIQPGLYQHYKGPQYRVFSIARHSETEEEVVFYQALYGDYGFWVRPLSMFLESVEVDGEQVPRFALVQSEPSLFSKP
- the topA gene encoding type I DNA topoisomerase; the protein is MGKSLVIVESPAKAKTINKYLGNQYVVKSSIGHIRDLPTSGSASASKEPAAKRGKAAAGEGPVLTPKEKARKQLVSRMGVDPDHGWKAKYEILPGKEKVIEELRRLAKDADTIYLATDLDREGEAIAWHLREAIGGDDSRYKRVVFNEITKKAIQEAFSKPGELDIDRVNAQQARRFLDRVVGYMVSPLLWAKIARGLSAGRVQSVAVKLVVEREREIRAFNPEEYWEVHADLGTAKGATVRFDVAREKGEAFKPLNEAQAMAALEKLKASSYSIVKREDKPTSSKPSAPFITSTLQQAASNRLGFGVKKTMMMAQRLYEAGYITYMRTDSTNLSADAVTMARTYIEGEFGKKYLPETPNVYSSKEGAQEAHEAIRPSDANTEPSKLSGMERDAERLYELIWRQFLACQMLPAQYLSTTVTVGAGDFELRAKGRILKFDGYTRVMPQIAKPGDDDVLPDMAQGDAMKLIKLDPTQHFTKPPARYSEASLVKEMEKRGIGRPSTYAAIISTIQDRGYVALHNRRFYSEKMGDIVTERLSESFSNLMDYGFTAGMEENLDDVAQGERDWKNVLDEFYGDFKKKLEVAESPESGMRANQPVMTDIPCTTCGRPMQIRTASTGVFLGCSGYSLPPKERCKATVNLVPGDEIAADDEGESESLVLRGKHRCPICSTAMDAYLLDEKRKLHICGNNPDCDGYEIEEGTYRIKGYEGPSLECDKCGSEMQLKTGRFGKFFGCTNATCKNTRKLLKSGDAAPPKMDPVKMPELKCEKVNDTYILRDGASGLFLAASQFPKNRETRAPLVMEIVPHKDEIDPKYHFLCEAPKKDPDGLPAVIRYSRKTKEQYVQTEVDGKPTGWKAYYDGGKWTVEDKRPAAKA
- a CDS encoding DUF6586 family protein codes for the protein MAHELYTRTNQKIYFAGLSLEALAKAEEGRAMNSLALIQAGRESALFHLYGALLGLCHEIAGFYRLPQANAPRAEMLLTREVLEAIAIPEMAEMVELAQNPETWLAKLLSAHAALFQPPRAPHKPKGDVTQPLILAVNLDEEDAPEELSREELESWRQNLKGLAIRFREGLNEC
- the sulA gene encoding SOS-induced cell division inhibitor SulA, whose product is MQFPHTSQQAQLPLFEAFMVQPMAPNLKDVVESPWSAEPEVFSELSLRGAAGNCLSLLAPILRELSEDQDARWLTLIAPPASLTQTWLREAGLNRERILLLQPRGTQSAQQLTCEALRLGRSHTVVSWLNPLSTTSRQQLISAARIGDAQSLNIRLG
- the lexA gene encoding transcriptional repressor LexA; translated protein: MLKLTPRQAEILAFIKRCLEDNGYPPTRAEIAQELGFKSPNAAEEHLKALARKGAIEMTPGASRGIRIPGFEAKADESTLPIIGRVAAGAPILAQQHIEESCNINPAFFHPRADYLLRVHGMSMKDVGIFDGDLLAVHTTREARNGQIVVARIGDEVTVKRFKRDGSKVWLIAENPEFAPIEVNLKDQELVIEGLSVGVIRR
- a CDS encoding TetR/AcrR family transcriptional regulator; this encodes MAQSETVERILDAAEQLFAEKGFAETSLRLITSKAGVNLAAVNYHFGSKKALIQAVFSRFLGPFCLSLDKELERRQAKPENKPTLEELLEILVEQALVVQPRSGNDLSIFMRLLGLAFSQSQGHLRRYLEDMYGKVFRRYMMLVNEAAPRIPPIELFWRVHFMLGAAAFSMSGIKALRAIAETDFGVNTSIEQVMRLMVPFLAAGMRAETGVTDTAMATAQLRPRSKSTQVAAKV
- the nagZ gene encoding beta-N-acetylhexosaminidase; the protein is MQGSLMVDVAGTWLTAEDRQLLRQPEVGGLIIFARNIEHPRQVRELNASIRAIRPDLLLAVDQEGGRVQRLRQGFVRLPAMRAIADNPNAEYLAEQCGWIMATEVLAVGLDLSFAPVLDLDYQRSAVVGTRSFEGDPERAALLAGAFIRGMNSAGMAATGKHFPGHGWAEADSHVAIPNDERSLDEIRANDLVPFARLSKQLAAVMPAHVIYPQVDSQPAGFSRRWLQDILRGELQFDGVIFSDDLSMAGAHVVGDAASRIEAALSAGCDMGLVCNDRAAAELALSAAQRLKVKPSERIARMRGQSYASTEYRQDPRWLTAIGALKDAQLIE
- a CDS encoding S-methyl-5'-thioinosine phosphorylase, translating into MTVYAIIGGTGLTQLEGLSIRQSLAVDTPYGAPSADVQIGEYAGKEVLFLARHGHPHRFPPHQVNYRANLWALKQAGAEAILAVNAVGGIHAAMGTGHFCVPHQLIDYTSGREHTYFADDLEQVTHIDFSYPYSEPLRQQLIAALAAEGVGYSSHGVYACTQGPRLETVAEIARLERDGCDIVGMTGMPEAALARELELDYACLALVVNPAAGKSTAVITMAEIEQALHDGMGKVKSTLARVLKG